One stretch of Lacrimispora sphenoides DNA includes these proteins:
- a CDS encoding GntR family transcriptional regulator — protein MIWKLTDDRPIWIQLVEQLTLRIVSGLYAPGSAVPTVRALASEAGVNPNTMQRALAELESRGLVETRRTAGRIVTEDLSLIHNVRKELAYARMDEFLASMRALGYTDEQIRELFAAWDKKEEHV, from the coding sequence ATGATCTGGAAACTGACCGATGACCGGCCGATCTGGATACAACTTGTCGAACAGCTCACTTTGCGCATCGTGTCCGGCTTATATGCACCTGGCTCGGCTGTGCCAACTGTACGCGCGCTGGCCAGTGAGGCGGGGGTCAACCCGAATACAATGCAGCGTGCACTGGCGGAGCTGGAAAGCAGGGGGTTAGTAGAAACCCGCCGCACAGCTGGACGGATCGTTACTGAGGATCTGTCACTCATCCACAACGTGCGGAAGGAGCTAGCCTATGCGCGGATGGATGAATTTCTTGCGTCCATGCGTGCCCTGGGCTACACCGATGAACAAATCCGCGAGCTGTTTGCCGCGTGGGATAAAAAGGAGGAACATGTATGA
- a CDS encoding polysaccharide deacetylase family protein — protein sequence MKKLLQLGFGLMTVALVTAFVPATPFSSMADETASGQEASEVRNDWIDENLGPGVARWVDGNGNISEQPGKHTEEEAGGESQSSAEGQDLNAGSAAEGQQEADTQESQEQAAGRQIDPKRPMVALTFDDGPFAPVGNQIMDCLAQYGGKATFFVVGNRVSSYGAELQRMVAEGHEIGNHTYEHKNLTKLSGTQIQSQINQCNDAVQAACGVRPSLVRPPGGAKNGTVLANVQAPVIMWSIDTRDWKTRNAGKTVNAVMSQVRDGDIVLMHELYSQTGAAALEMIPRLTEAGYQLVTVSEMAALRGGAAPGGVYFHFYP from the coding sequence ATGAAAAAACTATTACAATTGGGCTTCGGTCTGATGACCGTTGCACTTGTGACAGCGTTCGTACCAGCAACACCGTTTTCTTCCATGGCGGATGAAACAGCATCGGGCCAGGAGGCATCGGAAGTACGAAATGACTGGATAGATGAAAACCTGGGACCAGGTGTGGCCAGGTGGGTAGATGGGAATGGTAATATTTCAGAACAACCGGGAAAGCATACGGAAGAGGAAGCCGGTGGCGAGAGCCAGAGCAGCGCAGAGGGCCAGGATTTAAATGCCGGGTCTGCAGCAGAAGGGCAGCAGGAGGCCGATACACAGGAGAGCCAGGAACAGGCAGCAGGACGCCAGATAGACCCTAAAAGGCCGATGGTGGCTCTGACCTTTGATGACGGACCGTTTGCACCCGTAGGAAATCAGATTATGGATTGTCTGGCACAGTACGGCGGAAAAGCCACGTTTTTCGTGGTGGGAAACCGTGTTTCTTCTTATGGGGCAGAACTGCAGCGCATGGTTGCGGAAGGACATGAAATCGGCAATCACACATATGAGCATAAAAATCTGACCAAGTTAAGCGGAACCCAGATCCAGAGCCAGATAAACCAATGCAATGATGCGGTACAAGCTGCCTGCGGCGTCAGACCTTCCCTGGTAAGACCGCCGGGAGGAGCAAAAAACGGTACGGTCCTTGCAAATGTACAAGCTCCCGTGATTATGTGGAGTATTGATACAAGGGACTGGAAGACGCGAAATGCCGGTAAAACGGTAAATGCGGTAATGAGCCAGGTACGGGATGGGGACATCGTTCTGATGCATGAGCTTTATTCTCAGACCGGAGCAGCAGCTCTTGAAATGATCCCCAGACTTACAGAGGCAGGCTACCAGCTGGTTACGGTAAGTGAGATGGCCGCGCTCCGGGGAGGAGCTGCCCCGGGCGGAGTTTATTTTCACTTTTATCCATAA
- a CDS encoding ABC transporter ATP-binding protein, whose protein sequence is MNQELITARGLTKNYGTKPALDHIDLTVGRGRIVGLLGPNGSGKTTFIKLLCGLLQPTSGTLEVNGNAPGVETKSVISYLPDRMYFADWMRASDLTDFFADFYVDFDRPKAMEMFSALGIQPNDRLKTMSKGTKEKVQLALIMSRKAQLYLLDEPIGGVDPAARDFILNTILTNYNENGTVMLSTHLISDIERVLDEAIFLQNGKVVRHDTVDNIREQEGKSVDQLFREIFAYSS, encoded by the coding sequence ATGAATCAGGAACTTATCACTGCGCGTGGTCTGACTAAGAATTATGGAACAAAGCCCGCGCTTGACCATATTGATTTAACGGTAGGCCGCGGCCGCATCGTAGGTCTTCTGGGCCCAAACGGCTCAGGCAAGACCACCTTTATTAAGCTTTTGTGCGGACTCTTACAGCCCACCTCCGGTACGCTGGAGGTAAACGGCAATGCGCCAGGCGTGGAAACCAAGTCAGTCATCTCTTACCTGCCGGACCGCATGTACTTTGCCGACTGGATGAGGGCCAGCGACTTAACAGACTTCTTCGCCGACTTTTATGTGGATTTTGACCGCCCAAAGGCAATGGAGATGTTCTCGGCTCTTGGCATTCAGCCGAATGACCGGCTTAAAACCATGTCAAAGGGTACCAAAGAAAAGGTGCAGCTTGCGCTTATTATGAGCCGTAAGGCGCAGCTTTATCTGCTTGACGAACCGATCGGCGGGGTTGACCCGGCAGCACGTGACTTTATCTTGAACACGATTCTGACCAACTATAACGAAAATGGCACGGTCATGTTGTCCACGCATCTTATTTCTGATATCGAGCGCGTGTTGGATGAGGCCATTTTCCTGCAAAACGGCAAGGTTGTCCGCCATGATACCGTGGATAACATCCGTGAGCAGGAAGGCAAGTCAGTCGATCAGCTGTTCCGCGAAATCTTCGCGTATAGCAGTTAG
- a CDS encoding aldo/keto reductase encodes MEYREVGKTGKHASIIGLGCEHLDGKPYEQVKETIDAALEYGVNLMDVFMPGTEVRENIAKALGSKRDQVMLQGHIGSTNVNMQYDISRDMPVVKQYFEELLRVFGYIDFGMMFFIDSEQDYKNVFETDFVTYVERLKQQGDIRHIGFSSHNPETAMKVIETGVPEMMMFSINPAFDMLSSKASIFDCLDNGFQAGAYNGIDPKRAELYKLCTQKQVGITVMKTFGGGKLLSPEHTPYSRPMTSQQCVHYALSRPSVASVLTGCKTRAEMKDTMSYLSASDSEKDYTWIYNEVHSAFDGNCVYCGHCQPCPSEIDIAAVNKYLDIARLDKEAIPPSIRSHYQSLSHGGDECIACGSCESRCPFGVPIIKNMIEADSLLG; translated from the coding sequence ATGGAATACAGAGAGGTCGGAAAAACCGGCAAGCATGCAAGTATTATTGGCCTTGGCTGCGAACACCTTGACGGCAAGCCATACGAGCAGGTGAAGGAGACGATTGATGCCGCACTTGAGTATGGCGTTAATCTCATGGATGTTTTTATGCCAGGCACGGAAGTGCGTGAAAACATCGCAAAAGCACTGGGCAGTAAGCGGGATCAGGTGATGTTGCAGGGGCATATCGGATCCACGAATGTAAATATGCAGTACGATATCAGCCGGGATATGCCTGTGGTCAAGCAGTATTTTGAAGAACTGCTGCGGGTCTTCGGCTACATAGATTTTGGCATGATGTTTTTTATTGATTCGGAGCAGGACTATAAAAATGTTTTCGAGACAGATTTTGTTACATATGTGGAGCGTCTAAAACAACAAGGGGACATCCGGCACATTGGCTTTAGCTCCCATAACCCAGAAACTGCTATGAAGGTCATTGAGACAGGAGTGCCGGAGATGATGATGTTCAGCATTAATCCTGCATTTGATATGCTCTCATCGAAAGCGAGTATTTTCGATTGTCTTGATAATGGCTTCCAGGCAGGGGCTTATAACGGAATTGATCCCAAACGTGCGGAATTATACAAGCTGTGTACACAAAAACAAGTTGGTATTACTGTGATGAAAACCTTTGGCGGCGGCAAACTGCTTTCGCCGGAACATACGCCTTACAGCAGGCCGATGACTTCGCAGCAGTGCGTCCATTATGCACTCTCAAGGCCGTCGGTTGCCAGTGTCCTGACTGGCTGTAAAACCCGGGCTGAAATGAAGGATACCATGAGTTACCTTTCGGCATCTGACTCAGAAAAGGATTACACATGGATTTATAACGAAGTACATAGTGCTTTTGATGGAAACTGCGTGTACTGCGGACATTGCCAGCCATGTCCCTCTGAAATAGATATTGCCGCTGTCAACAAATATTTAGACATCGCACGGCTGGATAAAGAAGCAATCCCACCATCCATACGTTCCCATTATCAAAGCCTGTCTCATGGCGGAGATGAGTGCATTGCTTGTGGCAGCTGCGAAAGCCGTTGTCCGTTTGGGGTACCGATCATTAAAAATATGATAGAAGCTGATTCGCTGCTTGGCTGA
- a CDS encoding class I SAM-dependent rRNA methyltransferase: protein MESATVRLKKGEGRSLKAGGPWIYDNEIDTITGDYTNGDIVSVEDFDGYFLGHGFINTNSRLTVRIMSSKKNNEVNESFLEMRVRNAWEYRKATVDTSSCRLIFGEADFLPGIVVDKFGDILVVESLALGIDRLKPVILEKLKKVLEEDGIKIRGIYERSDAKVRLQEGMERYKGFIGPSFDTKVEITENGVKYQVDVQDGQKTGFFLDQKYNRLAIQRLCKDKRVLDCFTHTGSFALNAGIAGAREVLGVDASELGIAQAKENAALNGLSDRVTFQCADVFELLPQLEKSGETFDVVILDPPAFTKSRNSVKNAVKGYREINLRGMKLVKDGGYLATCSCSHFMTPELFTKTIREAAANVHKRLRQVEYRTQAADHPILWAGDETSYYLKFYIFQVCDEK from the coding sequence ATGGAATCAGCAACCGTAAGATTAAAAAAAGGAGAAGGCCGCTCATTAAAAGCCGGCGGTCCTTGGATCTATGACAATGAAATCGATACCATCACCGGGGATTATACCAACGGTGATATCGTTTCTGTGGAAGACTTTGACGGCTATTTCCTGGGTCATGGCTTCATTAATACCAATTCCAGGCTCACCGTCCGCATCATGTCCAGTAAAAAGAACAATGAAGTAAACGAAAGCTTTCTGGAAATGCGGGTCCGCAACGCCTGGGAATACCGCAAAGCCACTGTGGACACTTCCAGCTGCCGCCTCATCTTCGGAGAGGCAGACTTCCTTCCCGGCATTGTAGTAGACAAGTTTGGGGATATCCTTGTGGTGGAATCCCTTGCCCTTGGCATTGACCGGCTAAAGCCTGTAATCCTGGAAAAGTTAAAAAAGGTTCTGGAAGAGGACGGCATTAAAATCCGCGGCATTTACGAACGAAGCGACGCAAAGGTCCGCCTCCAGGAAGGCATGGAACGCTATAAGGGCTTCATCGGTCCTTCCTTTGACACCAAGGTGGAAATCACGGAAAACGGGGTTAAATACCAGGTGGATGTCCAGGATGGGCAGAAAACCGGCTTTTTCCTTGACCAAAAATACAACCGCCTTGCCATTCAGCGCTTATGTAAGGACAAGCGGGTCTTAGACTGCTTTACCCATACCGGCTCCTTTGCCTTAAATGCCGGTATTGCCGGAGCAAGAGAAGTTCTTGGGGTGGATGCCTCTGAGCTTGGCATCGCACAGGCAAAAGAAAACGCCGCATTAAACGGCTTATCTGACCGGGTAACCTTTCAGTGCGCCGATGTTTTTGAACTCCTTCCCCAGCTGGAGAAAAGCGGGGAAACCTTCGATGTGGTCATCCTGGACCCTCCGGCCTTCACAAAATCCAGGAACTCCGTGAAAAACGCAGTAAAAGGCTACCGTGAGATCAATCTCCGCGGCATGAAGCTGGTAAAGGACGGCGGCTATTTAGCCACCTGCTCCTGTTCCCATTTCATGACCCCCGAGCTTTTCACAAAGACCATCCGGGAGGCGGCCGCAAACGTCCACAAACGCCTCCGTCAGGTAGAATACCGGACTCAAGCAGCAGATCATCCGATCTTGTGGGCGGGAGATGAAACCTCCTATTACTTAAAATTTTACATCTTTCAGGTTTGCGACGAAAAATAA